In Archocentrus centrarchus isolate MPI-CPG fArcCen1 chromosome 1, fArcCen1, whole genome shotgun sequence, the following proteins share a genomic window:
- the thumpd1 gene encoding THUMP domain-containing protein 1, translating to MSAVQNESRKRSKKRYVAGHHNKRWKGSRELEVGMQGILITCNMNERKCTAEALNLLGEYADKLCGPEKLQENMGSSSEEEEAEEEDVDVALKKEVAQLQASGTKQERRFQALDSGANNVIFIRTQNIESDKLVHHILSDLHTTKKKKSRVILRMLPVTGTCKAFQEDMVKYLTTFLEPWFKTPNCATYQIAFKARNSSHNKRDEIIKSIAGLVGKLNPKNKVDLTNPELTIIVEVIKAVCCLSVVKDYTLYRKYNVQEVVKDDISKPEVTTEKADTNTTNQKEKPDAGEADKEEKKGEEDEDKSVSPEKGEGDKGEGGGE from the exons ATGTCAGCCGTACAGAACGAATCCAGGAAACGGAGCAAGAAGCGCTATGTGGCCGGCCACCACAACAAGCGGTGGAAGGGCTCCCGTGAGCTGGAGGTGGGCATGCAGGGGATCCTCATCACATGCAACATGAACGAGAGAAAGTGCACGGCGGAGGCCTTGAATCTCCTCGGTGAATACGCAGACAAGCTCTGTGGTCCCGAGAAG CTGCAGGAAAATATGGGGAGCAgcagtgaagaggaggaggctgaAGAAGAAGATGTTGATGTTGCCCTGAAGAAAGAAGTGGCACAGCTGCAGGCATCTGGGACTAAACAGGAGAGGCGTTTCCAGGCTCTCGATAGTGGAGCAAACAACGTGATCTTCATCAGAACTCAGAAcatag AATCTGACAAACTGGTTCATCACATCCTGTCAGATCTCCATACTACCAAGAAGAAAAAGTCACGTGTGATCCTTCGAATGCTGCCA GTAACCGGAACGTGCAAAGCTTTTCAGGAAGACATGGTGAAATATCTGACCACTTTCCTGGAGCCTTGGTTCAAAACTCCAAACTGTGCTACCTACCAGATCGCCTTCAAGGCCCGCAACAGCAGCCACAACAAGCGAGATGAAATCATCAAATCTATCGCAG GCCTTGTGGGGAAGCTGAACCCTAAGAACAAAGTGGATTTGACTAACCCTGAACTTACGATCATTGTGGAGGTCATCAAGGCAGTGTGTTGCCTCAGTGTGGTAAAAGACTATACATTGTACCGAAAGTACAACGTTCAGGAAGTGGTGAAAGACGACATATCCAAGCCTGAGGTGACCACAGAAAAAGCAGATACAAACACGACCAATCAGAAGGAGAAACCCGATGCAGGAGAGGCGgataaagaagagaagaagggtGAAGAAGATGAGGACAAAAGTGTGTCACCGGAGAAGGGGGAGGGTGATAAAGGTGAAGGTGGTGgggagtga